The following DNA comes from Candidatus Omnitrophota bacterium.
CGTTTCGAGGCTTTTGCCCGACGCCTCGCTTTTCCTTTATATGTATGTCCGGAAGGAAGCCGTGCTTTCTTCCATGATCGAAGGAACGCAGTCGTCGCTTTCGGATTTGCTGCTATTCGAATTGGATCAGGAACCGGGCGTCCCGCTGGATGACGCGAGGGAAGTCAGCAACTATGTGGCGGCGCTCGACTATGGTCTGCGCAGGCTAGGGGAAGGATTTCCGTTATCCTTGCGCCTAATCAAGGAGATTCACGGCGTGTTGCTGAGCAAAGGGCGCGGCAGCGACCAAACTCCTGGCGAGTTCCGGCGCAGCCAGAACTGGATCGGCGGCTCCCGGCCTGGCAACGCTGTTTTTGTTCCACCCCCATCCAAAGAAGCGTTGGAGTGTATGAACAAACTTGAACTGTTTCTTCACGGCCAACCCGAACCCACGCCGGTATTGCTCAAAGCGGCTCTGGCGCATGTCCAATTCGAAACGATCCATCCATTCCTCGACGGCAATGGCCGTATTGGCCGATTATTGATTACGCTGCTTCTATGCGAAGAGAAGGCGTTGCGCGAACCGATGCTCTACTTGAGTCTTTATTTCAAGATGCGCCGCCAGTATTACTACGAACTGCTCAATAAGACGCGCCTTAATGGAGATTGGGAAGCTTGGCTCGATTTTTTCGCTGAAGCGGTTATTGTTACCGCCGGTCAGGCGTTTGAAACGGCGCAACAACTTCTCGAACTAGCCAAAAACGATCGAGATAAGATCAGCGGCTTGGGGAGAGCGGCGGCATCGATCCTTCGGTTTCACCGGACGCTCATGGAGCATCCCATCTCCACGGCAAGCTCCCTAGTGGAGAAGACCGGCATCACACCGGCGACGGTCAACAAGGCGCTCAGCCATTTGGAACGCTTGGGCATCGTCCGCGAACTGACGGCCCAGAAACGCAACCGCGTGTTCGTCTATTCCGAATATCTTGGCATCATGGATAGGGGGACGGAACTGCCTGAAAGATAGGGCTGTTCGGCTGGGTGGCAAAGGCAAGACGCTGGATGCTTTTGACCTATCTTTCAAGGGCTGGCTAACGCCATGCCCTTGCCGCCCAGCCAATCTCTATGCGACTCGTCGCCTCGCATGAGGTTCAAAACTCATTCCTTCACGTATCCCATCCTGACGTATCTGCCTAACTTTTAGTTAGCCAGAATTATCAAATTCAAAACTCATTCCCTCGCGTATTCCACCCAGACAGCGTTTTCCATGATGGCCAACTCGTCATCAGTTAGGAATCCGAAATGCGATTCCCTCTTTCTCGCTGAAAGACGACACTTGTTTTGCAGGCAGAGCTGGATAAAGAGATCGATGAGGTGGTCAGGCATGTCTACGATCTCCTGGATCGCCTGCTTTGTCTTGTCGTAATTCGCAAGGAAATCGAGTTCTTCCACCAGCTCGCGCTCGATGGCGAGTTTGACGAAATCGTATAACGCCTCCGCCTGGGCCGTCATATCGATATACCGATACAGATATCCGGTCTCCCCCGAAACGGTCATCCGCCCAAGATCGTCCAGGTCGTATTCAACCAACCGCATCAGCGGTTTTGAGAACGCCTCCAGGGAATGATCGTAAAGCGCCGGATTTTTCAGCATGGCGGCGGAGACAGGGAACATAATCCCTCTGGGGATCGCGCCGCGCCGTGTACGCACCTCAAAAAAGGATTATAATACGCCTTCAACCTAAAAATATAGTTATTTCGGCGGCAATTTTCAAGAGAATGATTTGATTGACTGGAGTCCGTTCAAAAATGGAGAGATTCTCAAAAAACGTGTTTCGAGCTTAAAAAACGATTAAAAATCGGCTTCCAGATCGAAAAATTATTACCTAAGCCTGTTTCGGGATACCAGCGAACGGTGCGCAAGGCCTTCTATTAGTAGAAAGACCTTATCATGAATCAGGGGACGGAATGGCCTGACAGTTAAGATTATTCTGTAACGTCGATTTCTTTCCAGATTACCGCCGTGCGTCCCGCCAAGTCGCACGCGGAGGCGCGCAGCCGGTATTTGCCGGGGCGATCAATGACGAAATTCATATTTATTTTGCTTTGTTTGGAATTGGTTTTGACAACCACATCTCGATACTCATGAGATAGAATGCGGTAGTCTTCTTCCTGCGGGCCGTACAATTCCCAAAAAATCATCGAATTGACATATTCGCCTTGCGCATTAGCGCCGGACGTGTAGTAAGCAAGCGATGAGATTTCCGTTAGTCGGGCGTGAGCGGCGATTTCCAAAGGCGCCTTGCCGGAGGCGGCGGAAAGTTCAATCTCGATCTGAGGGGGATCTCCTTCCGGACGTTGCGGGATTCTTGGACCATCGAGATGTTCGCTTTGACCTTGGCTTTCCACTTCGATTTTTCCATCTTCGCGAATGCGCACGATTTCGCGGTATCCGGACGATTGAAACGCTGGAATATCCCAACACAAGTCGAACGCGATTCCCAAGCGAAGATAGCGTTCTATTTCCGTAAAGAAATTGCCCATCACTGTACGGTATTTAACGCCCTTGGAATTCACTCTTTCAAGATTTAACTCGCCGATTCCCCATAAATTGCCTTTGCCTATATGGACATGGCCGAGGTTGTAGCCGGCGGGCAGCAGAATCGCCACTTCGGCGGCTTGTTTCAGTTTCGTCAAATCTCGATGGGGATGATTGGCGATATGATTTCGCAAATTCCTCGTTAAAGCCAGGCATTCTTCGTAAGGAACGCAGGCCAGACGCGCCGAATCCCAATAGAAGAACAATTGCGCGCCGAGATCGTAGGCATGGGTTAAGAACCAGAATGCGTCGTCGCGGTCCACCGAGCCGTAAATGCTGGTTCCCCAGGTTTTGTTCGTAACGCGCGCCGCTCCGCGCAGGAAGCCATAGATTATGTCAATTAGATTTTGGGGACTATCGACGGGAATTTGACATTGGTATGCCATATTCATTTCCGGCAGCGTGCGGCGCGTCCCGATGCGTCCGGGCGGCTCGAAGACGATGGCATTGGGCGGACCGCTGGGATTTTCCGACAATTGATAGAGAGCCGTACTAACAACCGTTTCCCATGTATATAAATTTTGCTGCACAAAATCCATGTCGCCGACATCGACATCCGGCCTGGCTTTCAATCCTCGAATCAACGATGTTGGATTGCCTTGATGGTTGGCTTGATCGAAATACTTGCGGAATTCCTCGAAACAGATTTGCGGCGTTATGGTTTTTCGAAAGGCAGCGTCTGCGCGCAAACGGGGACGGATGACGTGATCCCGCGTACAGACGGCCGGTTCGTCTAAAAACAAGACTGGCCCCAAATAATTGCTGCGGTAAAGAACTTCTGGATAATGCAAGTCCTCGCTGCCAAGCCCCCAATAATATACATTGCGGCGTTCAAGCCATTGCGCTTGTTCTTTATCCGCGCGAAAGCAATTCATTCCCGCCGCGATCATTTCTTCGTAATCGTCTTTCGTTAAGCGAACGTATTCGTAATCGGAATCGTCATAGCGCCGGTCGCTGTCTTTTGTCCTGGAATTGCTAGGAACGCCGATCAAAGCTCCGGAATAAAGTTCAAGAATCGCTGCTTGGATCGGTTGGGGAATATTGTCATCGCGGCCATATGAATTTAGCGTATATTGCTTTCCCAATAAATTCATCCGATTAGGAAAACTATCATTTTGCGGCTTATCTTTTACAGGTTGAGGGAAAAGCTGCGGCCATGCCCCAAGCGCTGGAAGCAACGCTTCGCCCGTCGATCGATTGCGGAATTCCAACGCTTCGCAATTCTTCTCTTGAAAAATATAACGAATGATCGAAAGTTGCGCTTCGGCGAGGCTTGGCGCAGGATATTCTTTGGCAAGAATCCATACTATGTATGATTCGCTGTTTTCTTTAATGGCTTCGAGGCGAATCCATTGGCAAGGCGTTTCCCGCATCGTATCCAATGGGCCGAATGTTAATGTGAATGTTTTGACGACCGATTCGGGAACGGTGGCGGATGCGATGATTTGGTATTGCGCCCATTGCCCTGGCTGGCCAATTGGATAAGATAGATTTACATCGGCTATTGCTAAACTGGAAGACATAACGAAAAACATCATCCATGCGATGGTTTGGCGAAGCATAATCGTCTCCTAATATTCGCTAATCTTGCAATGATAGAATTTGGCATTTATCTTTCACTG
Coding sequences within:
- a CDS encoding Fic family protein translates to MDRGLQGHYVTISTVSEKAQAFIPAPLPPRPPIDWTPELRGKFDQALLALGRLDSVSRLLPDASLFLYMYVRKEAVLSSMIEGTQSSLSDLLLFELDQEPGVPLDDAREVSNYVAALDYGLRRLGEGFPLSLRLIKEIHGVLLSKGRGSDQTPGEFRRSQNWIGGSRPGNAVFVPPPSKEALECMNKLELFLHGQPEPTPVLLKAALAHVQFETIHPFLDGNGRIGRLLITLLLCEEKALREPMLYLSLYFKMRRQYYYELLNKTRLNGDWEAWLDFFAEAVIVTAGQAFETAQQLLELAKNDRDKISGLGRAAASILRFHRTLMEHPISTASSLVEKTGITPATVNKALSHLERLGIVRELTAQKRNRVFVYSEYLGIMDRGTELPER